CCAGGAATTGGAGATGGTGGCTTTTGGGAGCTGATCATGTctagggtcttttggagctgtggaTGGTCAAACCATCTTTCATGGTTTTGTGGTAGAAAATTGCCTGGAAAATCTAGAAATGAAAGGAGGAGAGGAGAACAATAAAGTGTTTTCAATAGTTGAAATTACCAAAATCTTTCGGCaatcttttttaaaatttagggCTCTTGTGTGGAACTGAGTGCAGTCAAAAAATGGGTATTTCAGAGGGaacatacccatatggtcatttgttgTAAGTGCCCCCACCCCAGGTAAAATATTACATTAAAACAGGCCAATTAAGCCAGTGTTATGATTTATTGTGATCTGGGTTATTTGTTTTCTCAGGTTCAACAGAGAATAAGGGTCCAGAAAGAGCTGATTTAACATTTTCATTCTGCCCACCTTTTCTCCTACTACCCCGTTACATATACCCCTGTATTTATGGATTTTGTTGGGTTTTTGTTATTCATTTAACAGATAGGGAAGTGCTTTGCCCAGGTTGAACAGCTAGCAACAGAAGTGTGTGCTGACTACGGCTTCACATCGGATCTCCTATGTAGTTCTTGTGCAGGTCTTGGTGACTTTCATTTACAACCCATTCAAGAAAAATGTCAGCAATGCTGTCAACAAGATAGCGATGTAGAGTCTGTTAAGGTGAGTGGTCTTTTTTCCTGGCAGAAGCATCGACATCCGCCTCAAGTTcaatattaatgacgtcatccagggccgtagcaagcggggcggccagggatgccatggccgccccactttttgagaaattcgttatgtttttctttatatctttatttcaatttgggcatatatttgtaatttagccgcccacatttgtgatggctgccccacatttttcaaccttgctacggccctgacgtCATCAGTGCTTTTTTGTGGTTGTGCTGCAAGCATAGTGACAAACTGGGCTTGTATGCATGCGTGTGAGTTTAATGTTACATGCGTAATATGATACTGAGACTAGTGaacacacacatattttgttcatCAAGTACTTATCAAAGAAAatttaggtaaacaaatccagtaaactacttgcgtctttagctttcgccatctcggatgatggctttctcaaaagtgacttggttcactgcttctcccgCGGAAAGCAGCTGTAGCCTCATTCCCAGAGTGTGATGGTACAAGCAGTGAGTCATATACGTGATCTAGAGTGTATAAGCCTATGTCCCGGTTCATGGTGGCGGCCCCCtttctcctgatccatatggcCTCCCTGACTTTTCTTTTGAACTGATTTGCTTCCTTGTCAAGTATTGTAGCTCCCTCTCAATCTATAACATGGTTGTCGGCAGCGACATGGTCCGTAATTGCTGATTTGTTGAATTCTGTGGTAGATTCTTTCCATCTTGCGCGGGTGTACTTCTTGTTTTCCGCTTTCTCGGCATCTTTCTGGTGCTCTTTCAACCGTGTGCCAAACGCTCTCCCTGTATGATTTTTCACAACCCTTGCAGTCGATGTTATAGACCACCTCGCACATCTGGTTGGTTTCTCTCTTGTCTTTAGGGTGCACTAATAGGCTCTTAATAGTGTTATGAGGTTTCATGGCTGTTGCGATTTTGTGCTTCCAAAAGATGCGCTTGAGCTTCTCTGAGAGGCCTGCAACGTAAGGTAAAACTACCATACCCTTTGACGGGTTATCATCGGTGCTCTTCTTTGAACTGTTACTCTTGATCTTACTTGTTGACATTTGCTGCTTAACACGGTCCATTGCCCACCTTGGATAGCCACAGTTTTGAAGCACGGTTCtgatcttcttttcttcttcctttttaTCTTCCTCCTCTGTCACTATGCTATCCATTCTGTCAAACAGTGTACGAATGACACCGAGTTTCTGATGTAGGGGATGTTGGGAGTCAAAGTTCAAATATTGATCCGTGTGGGTTTTCTTTCTGTATATGAGAAGCTTTATGCTGCCATCTTGTTTACGGACCACTAATGTGTCAAGGAACGGTATGCTACAATCCTTCTCCTCCTCATACGTGAATTTAATATTCCCGCTTCGTCCACCTTGTTTAGATGTTCAGTTAGTTTCTCTGTGGTGTCCTTTTTGATGACCTCAAGCACGTCATCCACGTAACAGCACCAGTATTTTGTTGCACAATCGAGTGGTGCCGTGGCAATAGCTTGCTGTTCTAGCCATTCCATGTATAGGTTTGCCACAATCGCACTATATGACTCACTGCTTGTACCATCACACTCTGGGAATGAGGCTACAGCCGCTTTCCGcgggagaagcagtgaaccaagtcacttttgagaaagccatcatccgagatggcgaaagctaaagacgtgagtagtttactggatttgtttacctaaatttactttgataaccaaaccaatcctacagatgaaactgTTCAGTGAAGTACTTAGAGATTATCCATTTctcaaaaaaatccaaaaatatacacatttttgattatttgtccaacattgaaaaaatctacttttttccacatttttggaaAAGTGTTGCAGTTTTCTGAAAACTGCAACCCAAGGTTATACCAACACGCCTGAAAATGCACACATTcgatacacctcaatggcagataTTGACGAGTCCATCTCACCTGAAATGTAAAGtaatgtaggcttggtggggattttaaactgcattccttCACTTGTGTTACACAAAAACAAAAGTAGAtgcaagtttacaacacaatacaattgatttttaagcaatttttattcaaattgggcAGTCACACAATAGTATGGTGCGGATGGACCCCAGTagtggccgaatgaattctgaccatcatctGCCTATATATTTAATTGCTTTCTATTTTTTCACATGTTGCAGTTAGTTATTATTGGTAGTTTTAGGTTTTGCATGTTTTctctgtaaagcgccttgaggctTTGTTGCATCTagagcgctatattaaatctttgtttattattattccttggcttgttggattcctctatacagtcagaattaataggtaaattttcacgggaagaattttctggacacgtgacacccatgggcgcagacatattagcattatggaatgtgaccccgagcacagcggtgttcttccaatgtatttgaataggaagaattcctcctttgatgcaaaataagttacttgtcgcaagttaataatattgcaaGATTATTGAAATTATGTTTTGgaagaaattaagataacataatattcaataaatttgcaatgcacaaatttctatcaaaattgcggtcaaaaatactatgccaattcaaaattactaagacttgaatagcgaggtcaccgccgggggtcagagatcaggctcgaggttacactcacattgacacgcattggtcacgtgtccagaaaattttcacgtgaaaatttacctaaTAATGTTGACTGCTATACGTACCTGAAAAGCCCAGTTTCATTTCCACCTTTTTTGGTTATGATTTTAAAAAGCTGATTTTCTGAATTTTATTATTCAATATTCAAAGCATATAGCAATAATTATAGTCGTCTAAGTAACTTTTCAAGTAAGCTCAACACAGCAAATTAAATTTACACCATATTGTATGCTTGTTTTGTTTTCAGTACCCTAAGGCTGTCTTAGAGGTGTGCGGATGAAAATTGGGGAGGTATCCACAAATCCAAGGTAAAGTATGTTAGTAGGTACAAAGTTAATTCATGAaaagttaaggggtggggtatgaacgtttaaagagcacatcaggcatatcgaattgcattctgaatataaagaatgtcctgatgatataaaataattttcatttttatatttttgatatttaacagtcctcaaagtaaactttataaatataatgatatgtagtTTTGATGAAAAGCCAgtgttcaattgaaaattttgacctttcgtattgaagatgtggatttttcccccaaaacaccaaaaaaatgtatcttcaatatgaaaggtcaaaattaactctgtgctgtcatgtcccacaaaaaatactttcaAAACATTCATTAATGTAAGTTAACTCTGTGCTAAGTTAACTCTGTGTGGACCACATACCAAATATTATGAGGCAACACCAAATCTTCAAGTACTACTGCCAGACCCTCATTGCTATAAAATCATGGAGCTTGATTAATCACTCTCTTAGTCTTGGAAAGGAGCTCAAACCTAAGATTATTCTCTTGGATTTAACTTGTTTTGaactttaaaatacatgtatgttgaaTTCAGCACCTTATCATGAATGCCTATCTTTGCAGGTGTTGTGACATTTTAAGTTGGATTAAATTGATACATTGAATATACATGAAAAGCCACCATTGTTTGAG
Above is a genomic segment from Amphiura filiformis chromosome 17, Afil_fr2py, whole genome shotgun sequence containing:
- the LOC140137883 gene encoding selenoprotein F-like, translating into MAADPWGLLAFLLFISHIGKCFAQVEQLATEVCADYGFTSDLLCSSCAGLGDFHLQPIQEKCQQCCQQDSDVESVKYPKAVLEVCGUKLGRYPQIQAFVKGSDNRAANFKNLKVKYIRGADPILKFMDHNNQLQETLSIDKWNTDTVDEFLRERLSP